agattattaatataaatatttatatatactatatgactataattcattctatcatatatatatctcttctatataataagtgtgtagataacgaaaattcttggttttaacggttttttacgtttttaatgttaactttaacggaatattcttatatttaacagaatattattgtatttaacgatagtttgtaaacacttaaacttaaataaaataaaataaataattaaaaaaattaaaataagatattgtTGAGAtactttacaatgataattatttaaaaataataaataattaaacaaattaatataggatattttttagatattttacagtgatatatattttaaaataataaataattaaacaaattaaaatatgatatttttgagatattttacaataatagttatttaaaaataataaaatcgtacgttttataacttaaataaaatttaattaaacttaaactcacttattaaaataatatcatattaaacatataatataatctattgtattgttttttttaaaaaaaaaaaactagcaagaaacttaaatttaaaatccacgtataatatttaatattacattaaacatataatatataatcttttgttgttactcccaaattcaaaatctagaacaaacataaccttaaacaaaaataaataaattatttaattaaaatagaatatctatttcaaaatttatatgacattgatataaatttaataaaaataattaataaattctataaataaaactaagcaaacgtgcatattgcacgttgatTGTATCTAGTATATTTGAAAAgagtgaaccaatttttattaaaattatagacaatgtttataactttaaaactaagaaaacgtgcattgcacgttgcttctacctagtatatgtTGAGCATACTGATGCCTACGCaactaattttattaaaaataaatttattagaaattatgtattattatgctatttatagtttaaattttggtatttttttcttttttagtttaaattatttaGTAGTTATTTTAGTTTAATATACTTTTTAAGATAATTTTTTTAACTATATAACACTTGTAGACTTTTGCCCTCCTAATTTTTTTGCTTAACAAAAATATGTCCGAACTATAACTATTGTAGATTTTTACCCATTCCGTCCAAAATAGTAACGGTTTATTGAcgtgataattaaaaaatatatttaaaaataattttttattaattaattgattttaaattataaaaaataaaaaattaataaaacttgtttttaaatttatttagaattgttaaattattgtttttatttttatttattttggtagaAATTTTAGAAAGCCCCTCCAAAACCCCCAAATTAATTCAGTCTTCCTCTTTCACTCTCCCCTCAaatcaaagaaagaaaaaaacctaGCAATGGGCATCGACAGTGCGAGGACAGGGCTGGTGCAACGACGGTCGTTCAACAGCTGaagtttctttctttcttttttttttccctccatttctctctttcttttgctCTGTTCCAGTCGGTTCGTCGCTATCAGGTAggtatcttatgttatgttagcCGCTCTTTGTTTCTCATTTCTATACATGTTTCTATTAGAAATTATTGGACTGTATTGTAGTACTGAGCTTGGATTCTtgtaagtgaaaaaaaaaaatcatgcctAACATAACAGCATACACTTCACTGTATGAAAAAAGTTAATTCTTGGTAGTTGGTTGAGTTGATTTCCCAAAGAAATGATGAGATTTTCTGTTTGTTCCCAAATTATCTATTAATTCACAATTTCATGGCTTTTAAAAAGTATATGTTTGCTTCCAAGATTGTGAAATTTTGCTTAACTTGTTTTTGAAAATAATatgtatataatcatataaaGTTTTAACACCCATCCTACATAATTTGTACCCTTTGGTGATATGTAGTTTTTTAATatgtatttattgtttttttttgttcatGAAAAACAGGAGTATATCTAGAATTGATTATAGTCTGAAACCAAATGTTCTACCTTAGCCGAATTGAGCACACCTTGCGTGTGCCCCCTGACATTTTGAGACGACCTTTAGCTGAAGCCATTAAGGTGGAGCTTGAGAAGCTTTTTTTAGACAAGGTTTGTAGTGCATTCTTTTCACGATTTAAGGAAAACCCTTTGTTTCTATTCCATTTTTTTGTATTTACATTAGTTCAGGttgaatatataatttttaaaagcaCCAATGGTTGTTTCATTTAATGAAGGTTGTTTCAAACTTGGGGCTTTGTATTTCTGTCTATGATATTAGATCCATTGAAGGTGGTTTTATCTTTCCTTCTGAAGGTGCTGCAACTTATACGGTATGCTTCAACACTTGCATCTCTTCTTCATGTTTGTTTCATACCTTGAACTTATAGGTTGCTTACTTGCCTTGTAGAGTAGCTTGCTAGCTCTTATGTCCACATTGTTTTATCATGGTCAACTGATGACTGGTTTTATTCCTGTTATATAGGACACTTTTTTGTCACAAGGCAATTTGATCACCATTATTTCATAATCTGGCAGGTGGTGTTCACCTTGATTATGTTTCGTCCCTTTGTTGGAGAGATTATTGGCGCAAAACTAAAGGAATCCGATGCTAATGGTTTACGCCGTATGTCTTGTAGATGCTTCTATTTGTTGCTTTGCTGGATAATTCATTTATATTATGTGTCTGTGCTAATGTTGAATTTATATTTTGGTAATTGGTAGTTTCTCTTGGCTTTTTTGATGACATTTATGTACCTGTCAATTTATTGCCTCAGCCATCACGCCATGAGCCTGATCCAAGAAAGAGGTATTAGTCAAGGCAttttttctcatttctttctttaCCAAGTAATTGGATTCAAGTCTTCATGATTCAATTTACACCTCTTGAGGATTGCAGAGACAGAGTGACATGGATATGGGACTATAATGGAGAAGATTTCATTATTGATTGGCAGGATGAGGTTCGTATTCTTGTACTTTGGTTTGATTAGGTATTGCAATTGTGCCAAGAGTCTAATAGGGGCTTTTTTCTTATCTGGGTGGCAGATAAGGTTCCAAGTTCGGAGCGTAAATTATCCTCCGGTTCCAATTGAACAGCTGAATGAGTCAAAGCCATTTGCCCCTATGGTGATTACTGTAAGTTCATCCACGAATTACCATTTGCTTTGGTATCACTTTGAGCTATATCACATAATACCTTGTCTTTTTCAATGACTCAAGATAATAAAGCAGATTAGCTAACAGTTACAGTGTTCTCCCTTTAAGTTTTCTTTTTCCCTCAATTGTGGAAAACCAGGAAGTGTGTTATAGTGAATTGCATAGATTGTCCCAAAATTTGTGTTTTAGAACATGTCCAATGCAGTGCTAAATCTTTGTGGcaatgttaataaaaaaaaattctcctcCAATAATATTTGTACTAATTTTGGCACAAAGTAGATGCTAATATTTGTACTAATTTTGGCACAAAGTTTAGCAtagtgtcaaatttggcacaacaaTAAATGTTCATTAAAGTtgactaattaattaatttttatatatatatatgtatatatctatTTAGAACTCAATTCTAATTAAATTTATTGTACATTTATTGaatattattgattttttatatattttacaccTAAATAGAATTGCATATAGCATATGCATTGAAGCATAGTGCtaaatatttcatcaaatatatcaTTTAGTCATTTTTTTGTTTCCAATTTGACATTGATATTGACACACATTAAGAATGGTATTGTGTTGAATTTTGTACATGAAAGATTCAAAGGAGCTTCACCAATTTGAAGCGTCTAATATTTTGTTTCCTGATTGATTTGCAGGGGTCACTGGATTTTGATGGTTCAGGCCCTATTTCATGGTGGACTGATGCAGAACAAGTTGAGTAGTAAAAAAGAAGAAAGCTTTAGATAGGTAGGAAATTTTTGTATCAGTTAAGCTTGTAGCTTTTTCTGTCCTATAAAGATAGAAGAGAAACCTCTGAAGTTCAAAGTAAAGAACAAAGAAGAATGATTTACTGTCGTTTGCTGGAAAAAGTGATTGTATTTGTACTGTGATAACAAGAACATTCCATTTGACTCAAATTGTAAATTGACAGTAGTTTTGAAGctcattcatcttttttttttttaaagtataatTTATCAAATTTAAATGCTCATGCAGAATATATATTCTTTAGCTTTTCTTTTGTGTCTCCTCTCCTCCATGAATTGTTATCTATTCTTCCTTTTAAACAAAATTGGGTTGTAAAAAACTAACTCAAATTCgtccaattaagaaaaaaagaaGTTTAACCCGTCTAATGTTTTAGGCGGATTGGTCGGATTAATCAGCTCAAACTAatcttatgtttttttattaaaaaaatgttcaAATAATTAGATTCAACAAACTAAAAATATAGTATATATCTTCTAAACTTAGACATTGAAATTTTAAaacattattataaatttattattaaaaatttaaaaataatatttaatattgcatataatatatataa
The genomic region above belongs to Humulus lupulus chromosome 1, drHumLupu1.1, whole genome shotgun sequence and contains:
- the LOC133785654 gene encoding uncharacterized protein LOC133785654; the protein is MFYLSRIEHTLRVPPDILRRPLAEAIKVELEKLFLDKVVSNLGLCISVYDIRSIEGGFIFPSEGAATYTVVFTLIMFRPFVGEIIGAKLKESDANGLRLSLGFFDDIYVPVNLLPQPSRHEPDPRKRDRVTWIWDYNGEDFIIDWQDEIRFQVRSVNYPPVPIEQLNESKPFAPMVITGSLDFDGSGPISWWTDAEQVE